TAAATTTGTAAGAACTGAACAGAAATTCATCTATGAAAAAGATAAGCATCGCCAGCGACCATGCAGGTTACGCGTATAAAGAAGCGATTAAAAAACATTTCGCCGGGCAATACCAGATCGAAGATTTTGGTACCTTTTCGGAAGACTCGGTAGATTACCCCGATTTTGTGCACCCAAGTGCAGAATCAGTAGAAACCGGCCGTAATGAACTTGGCATCCTTATATGTGGCAGCGGAAACGGCGTGCAGATGACGGCGAACAAACATAAAGCAATTCGCTGTGCACTTTGCTGGATGCCCGAACTCGCAGAACTGGCAAGAAAGCACAACAATGCAAACATGATCGCGCTGCCGGCCCGCTTCATTGCGGTAGAATTGGCTATTGACGTTGTGGAAAAATTCCTTACAACTGATTTTGAAGCCGGACGGCATCAGCTGCGGGTAGATAAGATCCCGTGCTAAATTTCATTTAATATTACAAATAAAAATATGGCTAAAAAAAGCAAATTTATATCTCATAAAAACAATCAGAAACTCCAGGATCTTGGACGTTTGATATTGGGTTTTATGAACAAGCAGTCCACTAAAATATATAATTACAAGCAAATTGCAGACGGCATCGACTACCGGAACCCGCGCCAGCGAGAACTTGTAATTCAAGCGCTGCACCGACTCCTTTCGGATCAGCGTGTAAAAGAGGTAGAAAAAGGCAAATACATCATCAATCTTAAGATAGAAGGTACTGTTTCCGGTACAATTGATTTCAACCAGGCAGGTAATGCATACGTAAAAGTAGAAGAATTTGATGATGATGTCTTCATTCATTCAAAAAACGTAAAGGATGCGCTTCAGGGAGATCAGGTTCTTATCGTGACTTACCATTTTAAAGGGAAGAAACTTGAAGGATCCGTTTTGGAAGTCATCAAAAGAAACCGTGAAGAATTTGTGGGTACTTTTCAGTTGATTAACCATAAGGATTTCGGATTCGTGGTTTGCGATAAAAAGACCATAAATACAGACATTTTTGTACCCAAAGGAAAGATTGGAGGTGCTCAGGATGGTGATAAAGTAGTGGTGAAGATGACCGACTGGAAATCCGGCGAAAAAAACCCTGAAGGAGAAATCATCAAGGTTTTAGGTGCTCCCGGCGAACACGAAACCGAGATACACTCTATTTTAGCTGAGTATGGCCTGCCCTACTCTTTCCCGGCCGAAGTGGAAAAAGAAGCCGATGATATCGACAGGACAATTCATGATTCTGAAGTTGCCAAACGCCGCGATATGCGCGGGATCTGCACATTTACAATAGACCCGAAAGACGCAAAAGATTTTGATGATGCGCTTTCAATTCAGAAATTAAATAACGGTAACTGGGAAATTGGCGTACACATCGCCGATGTTTCGCATTACGTACAACCGGGCACTTTGCTCGATGACGAAGCGTATGACCGTGCAACATCAGTGTATTTAGTCGACCGTGTGGTGCCGATGCTTCCTGAGGTTTTAAGTAATGATGTCTGCTCACTAAGGCCAAACGAAGATAAATATACGTTTTCAGCCGTTTTTGAAATGGACGAAAATGCAGACGTGGTGAATGAATGGTTCGGCAGAACCGTGATCCATTCAGACCGCAGATTTGCTTATGAAGAAGCGCAGGAAAGAATAGAAACAGGCACTGGCGACCTTGCTGAAGAAATTTTAACGCTCGACCGTCTCGCGAAGATCCTCAGAAAAGAGAGAATTAGAAACGGAGCAATTACTTTCGACCGCAGCGAAGTTAGGTTCAACCTGGACGAAAACAGCGAACCGATTGGCGTTTACTTTAAAATCAGTAAAGATTCCAACCATCTGATTGAAGAATTTATGCTTTTGGCCAACCGGAAAGTATCAGAATTTATATCGCTTAACAGAAAAGGAGAACCCACAGCAAATACTTTCATCTATAGAATTCACGATGATCCCGATCCTACTAAATTAGAGGCTTTAAGAGATTTCGTGGGTACTTTTGGCTATCAGATGGATCTCGCGAATACCAAAAAAGTTGCCGAGTCTTTAAACAGATTATTGCAGGATGTAAAAGGTAAAGGTGAAGAAAATATGATTGAGACGCTCGCAATGCGTTCGATGAGTAAGGCCGTATATTCCACCAATCCTATTGGTCACTATGGTTTAGGATTCGATTTTTATTCACATTTCACCTCCCCGATCCGGCGTTATCCTGATCTTATCGCACACAGGCTTTTGCAGCACTATCTGGATGGCGGCAAGTCTCCAAATAAACAGGATTACGAAGAAAAAAGCAAGCACTGCAGCGCCATGGAGCGTTTGGCAGCCGATGCGGAAAGAGATTCTATCAAATTCATGCAGGTGAAATTCATGGAGAAACATTTGGGTGAAGAGTTCACCGGCGTTATTTCGGGAGTTGCAGATTTTGGTTTCTGGGTTCAGATTCCGGAAAACGGTGCTGAAGGACTTATAAAACTCCGCGATCTGATGGACGATTCTTACTCATACGACCCGAAAAACCACCTCGTACACGGCGCTAGAACGGGCAACCAGTTCCAGTTGGGCGATAAGGTGAGAATTAAAGTAATGAAAGCCAATTTAATTCAGAAACAACTCGATTTTAAAATCATCACTGATTAAGCTATTTCTTCAGCACTTGCCGGAAATACCACAGTAGATTGTTACCTTATGATAGAACTTATTTTATCGGCGGTCGGATTAGGGATCATGCTCAGTCTTGTTTTTATCGGGCCCATTTTCTTTTTGTTAATTGAAACCAGTTTTTGCCGCGGGCCGAAACATGCGATAGCACTTGATTTCGGAGTGATTGTAGCGGATATTCTGTGTATTGCCGCTGCTTTTTTTGCGAGCGGCGATCTGGTGCAGATCATCGACAAACATCCGGGTTTTTACAGGATAACAGCCTTTATTATCCTGATTTACGCGGTTTATATGATCGTATCAAAAACAAAAATGCACCTTCCGGGCGAAGAGAAACTTATCGGACAGAATTATTTTAAAACCTTCCTGAACGGTTTCTTTTTTAATATTTTAAACATCGGGGTCGTTCTATTTTGGTTGGTAACCGTTATTTCGGTGCGCAATGCCTATCCCAAACTGGATGATTTTATGTTGTACATGGCCCTCGTTGTGTCGACATATCTGGTGATTGATTTTCTTAAGATTTACCTTGCCAAGCAGTTCCATTATAAACTTACCGATAAGCTGGCAACCCAGATCCGGAAAGGTGTCGGGTATATTTTAATCGTTTTCAGTATATTCATTTTCCTTCAGAGCTTTAAGAAATTCAATCAGTTCGACAGACAGTTGGAGGAAGCAGAACAAACCCAACAAAAACCGCGATAATGCGTACAACTGTATTTCCGGCATCATTAAAAAATGGTGATAAAATCGCGGTGATTTCGCCGGCAGGCTCGGTGAACGAAATTCAACTCGAAAAGGGTTTGGAGTTAATAAAATCAAAAGGCTATGAAGCTGTTTTAGGTCCGAATCTTTATACTGAATTTTCGCGCGGCTACTCATATGCCGGCACGGAGACCGAAAGGATTTCCGATATGAACTGGGCGCTGAACGACAGTGAAATTGCAACTGTATGGACGTCAAGAGGCGGCTACGGCTGCCAGCATCTGCTTCCACATATTAAACTCGATGGCTTCCGGAAAAATCCGAAATGGTACATTGGTTATTCCGATAACACGGCGGTACAAAGTTACCTGCTTAAAAAAGGTTACGCTTCATTGCATGCGCAGACGGTAAAAACCTCAGGCTTTGGCGTAAGTGACGAGAGTTACGCGCTTACATTTGATATTTTAGAAGGTAAATTGCCCTCGTATGCGATACCAAATAACAGGTTTAACAGGTGCGGTTCCGTTACCGGCCAATTGGTTGGAGGCAATCTGGCATTAATTTATGCATTGCTCGCCACACCCTACTCGTTCGACTTCAAGGACAGAATACTTTTTATCGAAGATATTGGCGAGAAATTTTACGCGCTGGACCGAATGCTGATGTCGCTTGAACTTGCAGGAGTTTTTAAGAAAATTAAAGGTCTCATCGTGGGCGGAATGACCCTGATGGAAGACGAAAATGACAATAAAGACTACGAAAAAAATTTTGACGATTTTGCCTACAGCATTATCTCGGAACGCATTTCCGGCTATGATTTCCCGGTACTTTTCGGTTTCCCAAATGGCCATATTTTCGAAAACTGGCCGCTGATCATCGGTGCTGATGTTAAAGTGGAAGTTGGTGACTCATCTAAAATTACGTTTTAATGGACTATTTAGACATTTCGAAGTATCTGTTGGCCACATTGCTTATTATTGCGGGGATTCTGCATTTTATTCAGCCGAAATTTTTCGAAAGAATTGTTCCGAAGTATCTTCCAGCAGCGAAATTATTAGTCCTGCTTAGCGGTATCGCGGAAGTTATTTGCGGCGTATTGCTCATCACCCATCAGACGCAAAGTATTGGAGCCTATCTTACAATTGCGTTACTGATCGCGGTTTTCCCGGCAAATATCGAGATGGCAAGACTTTATTATGTGAAGAAAAAGAAAGGTTTTTGGATCACGGTTTTACGGTTGCCTCTGCAGATTCTGCTGATTTGGTGGGCATTTAAATTCATTGAATAATGGCTGATCATAACGATTTCGGAAAGCTTGCGGAAGACCTTGCGGCAGATTTTCTTGCCCGGAAAAATTATCGCATTTTAGCCCGGAATTTCCGCTATCAAAAAGCAGAGATCGACATCATTGCCCAATTTCAGGAGGTTATTGTGATTGTAGAAGTGAAAGCCAGAAGTTATGACACCCTTATTGAGCCTCAGGAGGCAGTGACAAAAAAGAAAATTAAATCCATTGTTCTGTGTGCAGACTTCTACATGCAGCAAAGCAATATCGACCGGGAAGTGCGTTTTGATATCATCACAGTATTGCCCGATAAGTCGGGAGCGCTGCAGATTAATCACATCGAAGATGCTTTCCAGAGTTTCGATGCCAATTAAAATTAATAATAAGTGAAAACAGCATTCATCACCGGAGCTACTTCCGGTATAGGTAAGGCCACCGCAAGACTGCTTGCGTCGCAAGGTTTCAGGCTTATTCTGTGTGGCAGACGAGCTGATGCATTAAAAGAAATATCTGCTGAACTTTCAGCTTTAACCGAAATATTTAGTTTGAATTTTGATCAGCGTAACCGGGATGAGGTTGAAACTTCGTTCAAGTCGCTTCCTTCAGAGTGGCAGACGGTTGATGTGCTTATCAATAACGCAGGAAATGCGCACGGCCTCGATTCGATTGCAGACGGAAATCCGGATGACTGGGATGCTATGCTAGACGGAAACGTAAAAGGGTTGCTTTATGTTTCTAAAATGATCATTCCGGGTATGAAAGAAAGAAATTCCGGTCACATCGTGAACATTTCTTCGGTTGCAGCACGACAAACCTATGCAAATGGAGTAGTGTACTGCGCGTCTAAACGTGCGGTTGATGTTATTTCAGAAGGGATGCGGCTGGAACTGACAGAGTTTGGAATTAAAGTCACCAACATTCAGCCAGGTCTTGTGGAAACTGATTTTTCGAAAGTCCGTTTCAAAGGTGATGAAGAAAGAGCCGATGCGGTTTATCAAGGCTATAAAGCTTTGGAAGCGAAGGATATTGCGGATGCGATTTCATACTGCATCAGCGCGCCCGAACACGTTACTATTTCGGATTTAACGATTTACCCGAAAGTTCAGAGCGAACCAAGAACAGTTTATAAAAATTTATAAAAGCTAATGAATGGGCGGTTTTTACCTCCAAATATTCAACACGACATGAAAATCCTACACATCGAAACCTCTTCCAGAAACTGTTCAGTCGCAATCTCCGATGGTGATGAACTTTTATGTCTGTGCGAAGAAGTCTCTGAAAACTATAAACAGTCCGAAAGCCTCCACACCTTTGTAGAATGGGCGTTGGAAGGTGCCGGAATTGCACTGAATGATCTTGATGCAGTGTCGCTGGGCATGGGTCCCGGATCTTACACCGGCCTGCGTATCGGCTCTTCTGCGGCCAAAGGATTCTGTTATGGCCTCCAAATTCCGCTTATCGCCGTTAATTCTCTTGAAACGATGATTGAGCCGTTTCTAGATCAGAACTTCGACTTCATCGTTCCATTGCTTGATGCCAGGCGAATGGAGGTTTATACAGCCCATTTCGACGGAAATTCAGGGCAGATGCTCACGCAAACCGAAGCCAGTATAATCGACCAAGATTCTTTTCAGGAATTTCTCGGTAAGAAAGTCGTGTTTGTGGGTGATGGTGCTTTAAAAGCCAAAGGGGTTCTGCAACTTCCCGACGCAGAATTTAACTCAGATGTTTATCCGTCGGCAAAATTCCTGATCAAAAAAGCGGTTGAAAAATTCAGGAACAAAGATTTTGAGGACGTAGCTTATTTTGAACCTTTTTATCTGAAAGAATTTCAAGGACTTAAAAAAAAGAAAACCGAAGATTAACTTCGGTTTTTTATTATTTTATTAAGGCCTCTTGCGGTGGATTCATGATTGTCGGCTGAGAAATGTTACCGTTACGTGGTTTTCGGGGCGTTCTCGTTTCCGAATTTCCCGGTGCACGCGGGAAACCCTGCGGCTGCACCTGTGCAGGTCTGTCCCCTGCTGGCTGATCGGGTGTTGTAGCGGCGGGCATCGCATCCGCCTTATTTCCCATCTCATCGGTCATTTCAAGCGTTAAATCACTTCGGAGGTATTTCAGCATTTCTTCGGCCTTCGCACCTTCTAGGGTTTTGGAGTAATTCAGCGCAATTTGCTCAAGTTGAAGGATCATTATTTCTTTTCCTACGGTTTTTCCTGAATTGAACGCATTGAGAAGCGCAAACTTAGGTACAAGCGCGTCTTTCGGATATTGCTGGAGCGCAGATTCAATCATCGATCTACTTTCGTCATATTGGCCTGCCGAATAAAGATCAAACGCCTGCGAATAAATTTTCTCCACTTCTTCAGAAGATTTCGCGAAAGTATTGTCGCGTGGGTTTTTCACAAATTCCGCATACGAGGTGTATGGAAATTCGGTTAAAATCATTTGCTTCGCTCTTTCTGCAGTTGCGGGGTCTTTTTCGTAATTAAAAGCGAAAATACTGTATAATGCCTGTAGTTTGGTGTCTTCCTGAGGCTGCGCATAAACAAGGTCATACAGCGTTCTGCTCGCAAGCGGAGTATCAGAAAAATAAGCTTCGTACATTCTTCCAAGCCCTAAGGTGGCGGTATCTCGCGCATTTTTAAGGGCTAAAATTTCATCTGAATTTGTTGGAATTTTTTCGATATAAAAGCTGGGTTCCAGTCGGCGCGGATCCGGAGCAGAGGCAATGCCCATCGCTTCGTTTTTCATATCTTCAATGGAGTTGCTTCGTGCAGAAGTACGCCAGTTGTCGCTGAGCCCGCGGCTACCCCACATTTGTTTAAAGGTAGATTCACCTTTCGCCACTGTGCTCTGGTTGGCGAAATAAAAACCGCCTTTGCCGCCTTCAAAATCCTGAAAACCACCTTGGCTTCCTGCGAAAACAGAGTTGGCAGCATAATCTCCCGTATCAAAACCTTTGCTCCGTTCGTCTAGCTTACGCTGTAGTTCTTCCTGAGCTTCCTTGGTTTTGATGGCGTCAATCACTTTGTTGAAGTAAGCAATTCTTTCAGCCTCAGGCATCCTGGTTAATGCAAGAATACTGTCGTTTTTCTTTATTAAATAGTAATTTTTAGAAACTTCTTTGATGTTTTCAGACCGCTGCTGAAGCAAAATTTTTGAAGGTTGATAAGTCATTACCGCAAGTGCCGAATCGTAATAGGCACCTGCCGCCAAGTAGTCGCTGTCCTCAAAGAAACCTCTTCCAATCTCGAAATAACTGAGACCCCGAATTTGCGGATCCGACATTTTTTCTTTCAGTGACTGCGCAAAGAAGGCTTTGGCTTCATCTTTTTTATTTGCGTTGTTGGCCATAATACCCAGCGCATAATAGAACTCATTCTTGCGGGATGCATAGGTTCCTTTTTTACTTATTTTCTCCAGATATTCCCGTGCACCTTCGTAATCATCATCTTTTCCGTTAAATGTTTTTGCAATTTCTACCTGCGACTTCACTTCAAACTCAAAGTTGTTTGCGTTTTTATAGGCTGAGACAAAACTTTCGCGTGCTTCTTCCTTCCGGTCGAGGTTTGCGAGGATCTGTCCGCGTAAAAAAGCAATCCGGCTCCTGAGTTTACTGTTTTTATTTAAACTGTACGCCTCTTCAAGCTGCGCGATTGCCTCTTCTTTTTTACCGGATTCCAAAAGCATTTCAGAGTAATAAAGACTGAGGAGTTTTTGATGGTCTTTCTTTAATTTTTTACTGTTTTTTAAATCAGCGAAAACTTCACCTGCACGGTAATAATCGCCCATTTTAGAATAAGCCAGACCCTGATAAATCCTTGCAAGATCTATCCTTTTATCGTTTCGCATATTGGCAAAAACATAATTTAGTCCGTCTAAAGCTTCAAGAGGCTTATTTTGGTAGATCCGCGATTGTGCGAGCAAGATATTGGCATCAAAAATCTTTTTGTTTTTCTCTTCGCCGCCTTTCATTACAGAATATTTTGCAATAGCCTTCAGCGCTTTAGCTTCTGAAATTTCGAGGATGCTCGCGCCACTTTTTATTCCCGCATTGCTTTGCGCCATTTCGCCCGGAACACCGGGGCCGCCCATTCCAATATTACCGGGTGCGGTATCATCACCAAACATGCCGCCGGCCTGCAGATCCGTGCCTAGAGGTTGCTCATCGTAGGTAAGGAGTTGGATATAAGGAGCGTAGAAATTGTCTACATGTGCATTGTCGCGGTTTTTCAGTTCGGTCTGCAAAGCGTCTTTACTGTTAAAGAGCGTATTGTAGTAGGAGAAAAAACCTTTCATAAATGTAGAATCATCCGATTTCTTCCGTGATGAACACGAACTTAAAACGGTGACTGACAGGAGGAAAAGTATAGTTTTTTTCATTATCTGATAATAACTTTCAATTTAACGTTTTAGTATTGTAAACGCCGTTTATTTTGGTAAAAATAGCAAATTTTTGCTGAGCCGTCTGGGTATTACCAATCTTTTGATTATTGAATTAACTGCTTCTTTCTGCGTAAACTTATCAGCGTAAAAAAACGCATATTTCAACAGCATTTGAGTTTAAATTAATGCAGCAGTTTTCAGAAGCTTTAGAACAGATTTTGGGTTTTATCAATTTAAATGAAAGCTGCCGTTAAACTTCAGAAAATCACAGATTTTTACGCCAATTCGTCTGGCCGCTAACTTTCGCCAATTCAATTTAAAGTCTTAAATTTGCAGTTGCCTTATGAACCAGGATCAAAACATTCACAAAACCGCTAATTTTGCCGTCCTCAGTGTCAGTTTCGAGAAAGCTGATGCAGAAACACGCGGTAAGTTTTCGTTTTTTGATGACAACATAAAAAATTTCGTGACGGAAATTCACGACCAGAATCTGGGCGACGCTTTTGTGGTTTCTACCTGCAACCGCACCGAAATCTACACCACGTCGCAAAACTACCTGCTTATCGCAGAACTTTACTGCAAAACGATTGGAGTAAGCCTTTCTGAATTTATGCTGTATGTGAATATTCTGAAGCATGAGGAAGCGCTTAACCATCTGTTCCGCGTTGCGGCAGGTCTTGAGAGCCAGATTATTGGCGATTTTGAGATCATTGGACAGATCAAAAACGCGTATCACCGCTTCAAAAAAGTAAAAAGAAACGCTAACCCATTTCTCGAGCGCGCGATTAATTCGGCCATTCAGATTTCAAAAAGAATTAAAAACGAAACCGGAATATCCACAGGAGCCGCTTCGGTGTCATACGCCGCAGTTCATTACATCCTAAAAAATCAGCCACATCTTTCCGACAAAAATATTCTCTTGCTCGGCGTGGGAGAAATTGGCCAGAACACGGTAGAAAACCTTGTGAAACATGTGTACAAGCCGCGTGTAAAAGTGGTTAACCGTACGGCCGATAAAGCAGAGAAAATCGCAGAAAAGTATAAAATTCCGCATATTGAGTACGATCAGTTCAACAAAGAACTCAGCCAAACTGACATTCTGATCGTTGCAACGGGTGCTCAGCATCCGATTATCAATAAAACCCATTTCCCTAACGGGAAGGAAACGCTTGTAATTGACCTTTCTATTCCGAATAATGTTGAGAAAAACATCACCGAAAATACCAACGTGCGTTTGGTGGATGTTGACGATCTTTCGCTGCAGATTAACGAAACCATGGTTTCGAGGCAAAAAGAGATTCCGAAAGCGGAAGCTATCATTAAGGAAATGACCAAAGACTTCCTCGAGTGGGAAAAGAAAAGGAAACTGGCCCCAAACATCCATCATTTCAAAGCCGTCCTTAAAAATATGGAGCGCAACGAAATGCATAACATTCACAAAAAACACAAATATGTGGATGTGCACGATATGCAGCTTTCGGATAAAATGATCCAGAAAATCACAAACAGGTTTGCCAAATATATTATCGATAATCCGTGGAAAGCCGACGAAGTGAGCAGGTTGATGCATGAAATTTTAGTTGAACAGCCCAATAACGAATTCAATGAGAAGCATTAAAATCGGTACGCGAAATTCGCCGCTTGCATTGTGGCAGGCGCGGGAAGTAGCACGGCATCTTCAGAATAATAACCACACCACAGACATTACGCCCATCATTTCCAAAGGCGATAAAAACCTGTCGCAACCGCTTTATACGCTCGGCATCACAGGTATTTTTACCAAAGATCTAGATATTGCTCTTTTGAATAATGAGGTTGACATTGCGGTGCATTCACTCAAAGATATTCCGACCCAACTCCCTGAAAATGTAGAGATTATCGCTGTCTTACAACGTGATTATCCACAGGATGTTCTTGTAAGAAAGAAAGATGCTGCTACCTTGGAACTGCACCAGCTCAAAATTGCCACGAGCAGCCTCCGGCGTCGTGCTTTCTGGCTTAAAGAATTCCCAGGGACAGAATTTTCGGATATCCGCGGCAACGTACAGACGCGTCTGACAAAACTTGAAGAGAATGATTTCGACGCGACTATGTTCTCGCTCGCTGCTATTGAAAGAATGGGCTTATCAGTGGATTATGAACATCTTCCACTGATGATTCCCGCGCCCGCGCAAGGTGTTGTGGCCGTGTGCGCAAGAAGCAATGACCCTGAAATCAAGGAACTTTTTAAAGAGATAAATCACCGGGAAACAAGAATCTGCATTGATATAGAAAGAAGTTTCCTAAGTACCTTAGAGGGAGGCTGTACCGCCCCAATTGGTGCTTTTGCTGAAATAAATGACCTCGGCGAAGTTCGGTTTACCGGCCGGATCTGCTCACTTGACGGGCAGAACTGCATTGAGACCGACGAAATCTTCGCATGGAATGAACATGATGATTTCGGCAAAATTTTAGCCGAGAAAATTCTCCAAAATGGCGGTCGGGAGCTGATGCAGGAAATTAAAAGCAAATTATAACGATTACGTCTGATGAAGATTCTGTTCACAAAAAAATTCAATAAAATGATGATTTCCAAGAAATTAGGGAGTCATTTTTCTTATGATTTTGTGGAGGTTATTGCCATCACGCCGATGGAGGTGGAGGCTTTTAACCTTAAGGATCAGTCGCTTATTTTCACAAGCGTTAATGCGGTGCGAAGTTTCTTCAAAAACGGTTTTGAGCCCGACGAAAATTTCGCCAGCAAAAATTATAATAAGATTTACACTGTGGGCATCACCACAAAAAGAGAACTGAGGAAGTTCGGATTCGGAACTTTTAAGGTGACCAAACATGCCAAAGAACTTTCAGAATTCATCATCGAAAACAGCTCCAAAGAGAAATTTCTGCACTTTTGCGGGAATCTTGCGCTGGATGTGCTGAACAAAACCCTGCCGCTTCAAAATGTTTCGTACCGCAAGATTCCGGTGTACGAAACCACGCTGCTTTATCCCCAGATCGCGGGAAATTATGACGCAGTGTGTTTTTTTAGTCCGAGTGGAGTTCGTAGTTTTGCGAAGTTCAATTCATTTGAAAACCTTGCGATATTTTCAATTGGCGAAACCACCGCAAACGAACTTAAAAAATTCACCCAAAACCCTATAATTACCAGTAAAGAAAGCAATCTTGATGATTTGTTGAAGTTAATTTCCGATCATTTATCATGATTGTTTTTAAGACAAAATAAAAGATATGATTAAGAATGACCTGTATTTAAAAGCATTACGAGGAGAAACCGTAGAAAGGCCGCCGGTATGGATGATGAGACAGGCCGGAAGGTTTCTGCCGGAATTCCGCGCACTTCGGGATCAATACGATTTCTTTACGCGTTGCCAGACGCCGGAACTCGCCGCCGAAATCACCATGATGCCTATCCGCCGCTATCCGCTTGATGCTGCGATCTTATTTTCCGATATCCTGGTCGTTCCACAGGCGATGGGAATTAATTTCGAGATGAAAGAAAACCTCGGCCCATGGCTTGAGACCCCAATACGTACTCTGGCGCAGGTTCAGGAAGTTGAAGTTCCTAATGTTAATGATACTTTGGGCTATGTTTTTGATGCCATTGAACTCACCCTTCATAAACTCGATAATAACATTCCGCTCATCGGTTTTGCCGGTTCACCCTGGACGATTTTATGTTATTGTGTAGAAGGGAAAGGCTCGAAAACCTTTGATGTTGCGAAGAAATTCTGTTTTGAGAATCCTGAAGCGGCTCATTTATTACTTCAGAAAATTACCGATACTACAATCGCTTATCTTAAAAGAAAAGTTGAGAAAGGCGTTTCTGCCGTACAGGTCTTCGATTCGTGGGGCGGAATGCTTTCACCGTACGATTATCAGGAGTTTTCATGGCCGTATATCAACCAGATTGTTGAGGCTTTAAGCGAACTCACACATGTTGTGGTTTTCGGTAAAGGCTGCTGGTTTGCGCTGGAGGAAATGACGTTGTCTAAATCTTCTGCATTGGGCGTAGACTGGACAATCCGTCCGGAAATCGCGAGAAAGCTTGTAGGCGAAAACATGACACTTCAAGGAAATTTCGATCCTTCAAGATTATATTCATCGCCTGAAACCATCACAAGAATGGTTCATGAAATGATTAACCGTTTCGGAAAAGATAAATATATTGTGAATTTGGGCCACGGGATTTTACCAAATATCCCTCTGGAAAACGCTGAAGCCTTCATCCGCGCGGTGGTTGACTGGAAGCCGAATTAAGACAAAACTAATTTGTGAATAAATTAAGAAACGCCATTACGGCGTTTCTTTTTTTATGGACTGATCCTGAATTTCATAGTAGCGCAATTCCTCGGTATCATTTGGTAGACGCACTGTTTTAATGTATTTCAAACCGAGTTTTTCTATCAGTTTCTGCGAAGAAAAGTTGTTGTGAGTCGTGATAGCAGAAATGCGGTGGATCCCAAGCTTTGAAAACGCGGCGTCCAGCAGCGCTTTTGCAGCTTCGAAAGCGTAGCCCTTGTTTTCAAATTCAGGCAGCAGCGAAAAGCCGATGTCGTATACATCAAGTCCATCCCGCTCGAAAATCCCGACAGCGCCGAGTTTTTCGTGATCTAATTTCCGAAAAATTACATAATTTCCGAAACCCAGTTTTTGCGCCAGTGGAAGAAAGCGCGCGATTATGTATTTGCGGGCATCTTCGGGTGAGCCAATGTTTCTGTCGCCAATAAATTCGATGAACTTGGGTTCATTGTAAAGTCTGAAAATCAGATCTGCATCTGCTTCCGAAATTGCTTTCAGCGTCAGCCGTTCTGTTTCCACGGTGTTTAATTGTTGCATTG
This window of the Flavobacteriaceae bacterium 3519-10 genome carries:
- a CDS encoding putative glycoprotease family exported protein, whose protein sequence is MNGRFLPPNIQHDMKILHIETSSRNCSVAISDGDELLCLCEEVSENYKQSESLHTFVEWALEGAGIALNDLDAVSLGMGPGSYTGLRIGSSAAKGFCYGLQIPLIAVNSLETMIEPFLDQNFDFIVPLLDARRMEVYTAHFDGNSGQMLTQTEASIIDQDSFQEFLGKKVVFVGDGALKAKGVLQLPDAEFNSDVYPSAKFLIKKAVEKFRNKDFEDVAYFEPFYLKEFQGLKKKKTED
- a CDS encoding Ribose 5-phosphate isomerase B gives rise to the protein MKKISIASDHAGYAYKEAIKKHFAGQYQIEDFGTFSEDSVDYPDFVHPSAESVETGRNELGILICGSGNGVQMTANKHKAIRCALCWMPELAELARKHNNANMIALPARFIAVELAIDVVEKFLTTDFEAGRHQLRVDKIPC
- a CDS encoding Ribonuclease R translates to MAKKSKFISHKNNQKLQDLGRLILGFMNKQSTKIYNYKQIADGIDYRNPRQRELVIQALHRLLSDQRVKEVEKGKYIINLKIEGTVSGTIDFNQAGNAYVKVEEFDDDVFIHSKNVKDALQGDQVLIVTYHFKGKKLEGSVLEVIKRNREEFVGTFQLINHKDFGFVVCDKKTINTDIFVPKGKIGGAQDGDKVVVKMTDWKSGEKNPEGEIIKVLGAPGEHETEIHSILAEYGLPYSFPAEVEKEADDIDRTIHDSEVAKRRDMRGICTFTIDPKDAKDFDDALSIQKLNNGNWEIGVHIADVSHYVQPGTLLDDEAYDRATSVYLVDRVVPMLPEVLSNDVCSLRPNEDKYTFSAVFEMDENADVVNEWFGRTVIHSDRRFAYEEAQERIETGTGDLAEEILTLDRLAKILRKERIRNGAITFDRSEVRFNLDENSEPIGVYFKISKDSNHLIEEFMLLANRKVSEFISLNRKGEPTANTFIYRIHDDPDPTKLEALRDFVGTFGYQMDLANTKKVAESLNRLLQDVKGKGEENMIETLAMRSMSKAVYSTNPIGHYGLGFDFYSHFTSPIRRYPDLIAHRLLQHYLDGGKSPNKQDYEEKSKHCSAMERLAADAERDSIKFMQVKFMEKHLGEEFTGVISGVADFGFWVQIPENGAEGLIKLRDLMDDSYSYDPKNHLVHGARTGNQFQLGDKVRIKVMKANLIQKQLDFKIITD
- a CDS encoding Muramoyltetrapeptide carboxypeptidase; this encodes MRTTVFPASLKNGDKIAVISPAGSVNEIQLEKGLELIKSKGYEAVLGPNLYTEFSRGYSYAGTETERISDMNWALNDSEIATVWTSRGGYGCQHLLPHIKLDGFRKNPKWYIGYSDNTAVQSYLLKKGYASLHAQTVKTSGFGVSDESYALTFDILEGKLPSYAIPNNRFNRCGSVTGQLVGGNLALIYALLATPYSFDFKDRILFIEDIGEKFYALDRMLMSLELAGVFKKIKGLIVGGMTLMEDENDNKDYEKNFDDFAYSIISERISGYDFPVLFGFPNGHIFENWPLIIGADVKVEVGDSSKITF
- a CDS encoding Oxidoreductase, short chain dehydrogenase/reductase family, with translation MKTAFITGATSGIGKATARLLASQGFRLILCGRRADALKEISAELSALTEIFSLNFDQRNRDEVETSFKSLPSEWQTVDVLINNAGNAHGLDSIADGNPDDWDAMLDGNVKGLLYVSKMIIPGMKERNSGHIVNISSVAARQTYANGVVYCASKRAVDVISEGMRLELTEFGIKVTNIQPGLVETDFSKVRFKGDEERADAVYQGYKALEAKDIADAISYCISAPEHVTISDLTIYPKVQSEPRTVYKNL